In Aspergillus nidulans FGSC A4 chromosome IV, a single window of DNA contains:
- a CDS encoding uncharacterized protein (transcript_id=CADANIAT00000152), translated as MSTPQPAWKRIALFILHQWLIIGIGVACLLGYFFPNVAKHGGIIRSEYSILYGAVAIVFLISGLSIPQDKLVRQLFNWRLHLLVQVTSFLFIPALVLAVVHAILASDKTERIDRAVLAGYIFTACIPTTIASNVVMTRSAGGDDAAALAEVLIANILGPFVTAGWTVTLLPASKEFDVWRDQDEDLTAMYRDVFKQLGLAVLLPLAVGQFVRFLWPKKTGHILQKYKLAKLGSFCLLLMIWSTFSSCFATGALQGLSTESIVFVVLFNIALYLFLTAASAFEQPLAAGRS; from the exons ATGAGCACCCCACAACCGGCATGGAAACGCATTGCCTTGTTTATCCTCCATCAATGGCTCATTATTGGCATCGGTGTCGCCTGCCTGCTGGGATACTTCTTCCCCAACGTCGCCAAACATGGCGGCATAATTCGTTCGGAATACAGCATCCTTTATGGCGCCGTCGCCATCGTCTTTTTGATATCGGGCCTTAGTATTCCTCAGGATAAGCTCGTGCGgcagctcttcaactggcGCCTTCACCTCCTCGTCCAAGTTACCTCGTTCCTCTTTATTCCAGCGCTTGTCCTCGCTGTCGTACATGCTATTCTCGCTAGCGACAAGACTGAACGCATTGATCGCGCTGTGCTGGCGGGATACATATTCACCGCTTGTATCCCGACGACGATCGCGTCGAATGTGGTGATGACAAGGTCGGCTGGAGGGGACGATGCGGCTGCGTTGGCCGAGGTGCTTATTGCTAACATTCTGGGTCCGTTTGTAACGGCTGGATGGACGGTGACGCTGCTACCGGCTTCAAAAGAGTTCGATGTTTGGAGAGACCAGGATGAGGATCTCACAGCCATGTATCGTGACGTATTCAAGCAACTGGGCCTGGCCGTGCTGCTGCCTCTCGCTGTTGGACAATTTGTGAGGTTCTTGTGGCCCAAGAAAACAGGGCATATATTGCAGAAGTATAAACTTGCGAAACTTGGGTCTTTCTGTTTGCTTCTTATGATCTG GTCAACATTCTCCTCTTGCTTCGCAACAGGGGCGCTCCAGGGTCTTTCGACCGAAagcatcgtcttcgtcgtaCTATTCAATATTGCCCTTTACCTGTTCCTAACAGCC GCCTCTGCGTTCGAACAACCTTTGGCCGCTGGCAGGTCCTGA
- a CDS encoding uncharacterized protein (transcript_id=CADANIAT00000145), which produces MESSREFDIVVLGPTGYTGKYCAEHIVTHLPTNLKWALAGRSTKKIEGVAQELKKLNPDRLDPGKTMYWCLWSGSADASIEIISVQLNKEELRSLAERTKLIINCVGPYHIYSTPVVEACANAGTHYVDATGETPWVKQTVDKYHGTAKSNGAIIIHCVGIESAPADMLAYALVKEVREKMSCQTKEITGSIYEFKSSGASGGTLASILTCIEDFSGSQLLESTKPFALAASPPPKDIPSESFVARILGVRTVRDLGTLTKSPTDFCDMTIIHRSSTLMPELYGPRFYFRQFLNVRNTFIGILWNYAFLVGTAFLILAPVRWLVKKAIYAPGSGPTTESGRNDRCEYRAIATPDQDTPKRVLGKLKYAGSSMYHFTGVLMAEAAMVILENEEKVKRVSGGGIVTPASLGQEYLDRLENNGCRVETQVLEN; this is translated from the exons ATGGAGTCTAGCAGGGAATTCGATATTGTGGTCCTCGGCCCTACTGGATATACTGGAAAGTACTGCGCAGAGCATATCGTCACTCATCTGCCCACAAACCTGAAATGGGCGCTGGCAGGGCGTTCCACCAAGAAAATTGAGGGCGTCGCtcaggagttgaagaagctcaaccCTGATCGCTTGGATCCCGGTAAGACTATGTACTGGTGCTTGTGGAGCGGCTCTGCTGATGCGTCCATAGAGATCATCTCTGTCCAGCTCAATAAGGAGGAACTGCGCTCTCTCGCAGAGAGAACGAAGCTTATTATCAACTGCGTTGGTCCTTATCACATATACTCCACTCCTGTTGTCGAGGCTTGCGCGAATGCCGGCACCCACTATGTCGATGC GACTGGCGAGACACCATGGGTCAAGCAGACAGTCGACAAGTATCACGGAACAGCGAAGTCGAACGGTGCCATT ATAATCCACTGTGTCGGCATTGAAAGCGCGCCTGCAGACATGTTAGCTTATGCCCTGGTCAAGGAAGTTAGGGAGAAGATGTCCTGCCAAACTAAAGAGATTACCGGCTCAATCTACGAGTTCAA ATCCTCTGGCGCGAGCGGCGGTACTCTGGCTTCTATCTTAACCTGTATAGAGGACTTCTCTGGATCTCAACTCCTCGAATCAACAAAGCCGTTCGCCCTTGCAGCCTCCCCGCCACCAAAGGACATTCCATCCGAGTCCTTCGTGGCGCGGATCCTCGGTGTCCGAACTGTTCGTGACTTAGGCACGCTCACTAAGTCGCCCACGGACTTTTGCGACATGACTATCATCCATCGAAGCAGCACCCTGATGCCGGAACTCTACGGCCCCAGATTTTACTTTCGCCAATTCCTCAACGTCCGCAACACATTTATTGGAATATTGTGGAATTACGCCTTCCTGGTGGGAACGGCTTTCTTGATCTTGGCACCGGTCCGATGGCTGGTGAAGAAAGCCATCTATGCCCCTGGCAGCGGGCCAACCACGGAGAGCGGCCGTAATGACCGATGCGAGTACCGCGCCATCGCCACTCCGGACCAGGACACGCCGAAGCGTGTGTTGGGGAAGTTGAAGTATGCGGGATCGTCAATGTATCACTTCACGGGCGTGCTCATGGCAGAGGCAGCTATGGTGATTTtggagaatgaggagaaggtgaagagggtCTCGGGAGGGGGTATCGTTACGCCGGCGAGCTTGGGCCAGGAGTACCTTGACCGACTTGAGAATAATGGATGTCGTGTTGAGACGCAGGTGCTGGAGAACTAA
- the pex26 gene encoding protein pex26 (transcript_id=CADANIAT00000153), with translation MADDTSGMSASTPALSPSKLCSRTYKKASQLFLTRRLQEALVSLEPVITAKGSNDDQEVNGTSLPPIATVPATWRIKIWNLYITLLSAIIDLGPEEGKKVIGQKEWKDISTQVRDGGIWERVVQIGYQGREGSIDAEVVYNLGTLLLNHSPSQIINQQRLETYLSSYGQPNLDIEEHLNSPTSSQQHRIRNGGTDTPKDLAARVRLIELFTLHVLPRNEEWDYAEEFINLSEVLDEERKEVFMQTLEGLKEEKEQGKLRAAALQREKEAELERQAQEADRQRAEEAVAAERAAQQKNHKMNGSGVDYGIEKTHPNGSIRGKKGERVGSSKAGSSSRTALSPPSSKNLKKPEKPETRARQSRALAAGLQNLVQYLGKSISKNPLSFLRLLLFLLGIIFALNRPKIRERIKRIAGSGWQKVRGTVGMGVKVSYI, from the exons ATGGCCGACGACACATCCGGCATGTCGGCGTCCACGCCCGCACTCTCCCCGTCGAAGCTGTGCTCAAGAACCTACAAGAAAGCCTCGCAGCTCTTTTTAACCCGTCGATTACAAGAAGCTCTTGTATCTCTAGAGCCGGTGATTACGGCAAAAGGCAGCAATGATGATCAGGAAGTCAATGGGACCAGCTTGCCGCCAATTGCTACGGTTCCTGCCACCTGGCGCATCAAAATATGGAATCTGTACATCACGCTACTGAGCGCTATCATCGATCTTGGcccagaagaaggaaagaaagtAATTGGACagaaggaatggaaggacATCTCGACGCAAGTTCGCGATGGAGGCATCTGGGAAAGGGTTGTGCAGATCGGCTATCAAGGGCGGGAGGGGTCAATAGATGCAGAGGTCGTATATAACCT GGGCACTCTTCTTTTGAACCATTCTCCTTCCCAAATTATCAATCAGCAACGACTCGAAACCTACCTCTCCTCTTACGGGCAACCGAATCTCGATATTGAAGAGCACCTGAACTCGCCCACGAGCTCTCAACAACACCGCATTCGTAACGGAGGCACAGATACACCAAAAGACCTTGCTGCACGAGTTCGGCTGATCGAGCTGTTTACCCTCCATGTTCTCCCAAGAAACGAAGAGTGGGACTATGCCGAGGAATTTATCAATTTGAGCGAGGTTCTCGATGAGGAGCGTAAGGAAGTCTTCATGCAGACGCTGGAAGGActcaaagaagagaaagaacaAGGCAAACTACGTGCTGCAGCACTACAGCGCGAAAAGGAAGCCGAATTAGAGAGACAAGCACAGGAAGCAGATCGTCAAAGAGCAGAGGAGGCTGTTGCCGCAGAAAGAGCCGCTCAACAAAAGAATCACAAGATGAATGGTAGTGGGGTGGATTACGGGATTGAGAAAACCCATCCAAATGGGAGCATCCGAGGCAAAAAGGGCGAGAGGgtaggcagcagcaaagccgGATCGTCATCACGGACGGCGCTGTCACCCCCCAGCTCGAAGAACCTCAAAAAGCCGGAGAAGCCTGAGACTCGGGCGAGACAATCACGAGCGCTGGCCGCAGGGCTCCAAAATCTCGTGCAGTACTTGGGCAAGTCAATATCCAAGAACCCTCTTTCGTTCTtgaggttgctgctgttcctcTTGGGTATTATTTTTGCCTTGAATAGACCAAAAATCCGTGAGCGGATCAAGAGAATTGCTGGGTCTGGCTGGCAAAAGGTCCGAGGCACTGTCGGGATGGGCGTGAAGGTGAGCTATATTTGA
- a CDS encoding twinfilin (transcript_id=CADANIAT00000149): protein MQSGISVSQELHDAFSRFASDTSIFCLPVTITAERLTPLSTLPFSGFGENAFYASLSQLTSVLEPKTPIYLLIRRTGSNLIALTYIPSNAGVRAKTLFASTRATLVRELGSEKFSETIFATDEEEVIGENAWKEREAEKNGTSTGGYRREDLMGEKERELEAVRRAEEAARSGTPGRDIGIGGTFARGPSRMKIEMQVDEDAKNALGGLQQGGLVQMAIDVSTETFKLTAAESGVDANSVQNHISASSPRYTFYHYPDSDTIIFIYTCPSGSSIKERMLYASSRMHALQVAEEQGLKILKKIEAGAPDEVTGERLQEEVNPPQNNGLRQGFAKPRRPGR from the exons ATGCAGTCTGGAATCTCAG TCTCCCAAGAGCTCCACGATGCCTTCTCCCGCTTCGCGTCTGATACCTCTATCTTCTGTCTCCCCGTGACAATCACCGCGGAGCGCCTAACCCCGCTTTCAACGCTCCCCTTCTCCGGCTTTGGAGAGAACGCGTTCTACGCCTCACTGTCACAGCTAACTTCTGTGTTGGAGCCAAAGACGCCTATTTACCTGTTAATCCGCCGGACTGGATCTAATCTGATTGCCTTAACGTACATTCCCTCCAACGCTGGGGTGCGTGCAAAGACTCTCTTCGCGTCTACACGGGCGACGCTGGTGAGGGAATTGGGAAGCGAGAAGTTCAGTGAGACAATCTTCGCCacagacgaggaggaagtcATCGGAGAGAATGCATGGAAGGAGcgggaggcagagaagaacgGGACTTCCACTGGCGGTTATAGAAGGGAGGATCTAAtgggagaaaaggaaagggaattGGAAGCTGTGCGGAGGGCGGAGGAGGCTGCAAGGAGTGGGACTCCAGGGAGGGATATTGGGATCGGTGGAACGTTTGCGAGAGGTCCTTCTAGGATGAAAATTGAAATGCAAgtggacgaggatgcgaAGAATGCTCTAGGGGGGCTGCAGCAGGGTGGACTTGTGCAGATG GCCATTGACGTTTCAACGGAGACATTCAAGCTCACTGCGGCTGAGTCTGGAGTTGACGCCAATTCCGTCCAGAATCACATCTCTGCTTCCTCACCGAGATACACGTTCTACCACTATCCCGACTCCGacaccatcatcttcatctatACCTGTCCATCAGGCTCGTCAATCAAGGAGCGGATGCTGTACGCTAGTTCCCGGATGCATGCGCTCCAGGTGGCGGAAGAACAGGGTCTGAAGATTCTGAAAAAG ATTGAGGCCGGGGCGCCCGACGAAGTTACAGGCGAACGCCTTCAGGAAGAAGTGAACCCCCCGCAGAACAACGGTCTCAGGCAAGGGTTCGCAAAGCCCAGACGCCCGGGGAGGTAG
- a CDS encoding PHF5 family protein (transcript_id=CADANIAT00000148), producing MSRHHPDLVMCRKQPGISIGRLCDKCDGKCPVCDSYVRPTTLVRICDECSFGNYQNKCIVCGGEGISDAFYCFECTRLEKDRDGCPKIINLGSSRTDLFYQKKSFRNH from the coding sequence ATGTCGCGCCATCATCCCGATCTCGTTATGTGCCGCAAGCAACCTGGCATCTCCATTGGCCGTCTATGCGACAAATGCGATGGGAAGTGTCCTGTGTGTGACTCCTACGTGCGTCCTACTACTCTGGTCCGCATCTGCGACGAATGCTCCTTCGGCAACTACCAGAACAAGTGTATCGTTTGTGGTGGCGAGGGAATCAGTGATGCATTCTACTGCTTCGAATGTACGCGCCTAGAGAAAGACCGAGACGGATGTCCGAAGATTATAAACTTGGGAAGTTCGAGGACGGATTTATTTTATCAAAAAAAGAGTTTCCGAAATCATTGA
- a CDS encoding alpha/beta fold hydrolase (transcript_id=CADANIAT00000146), translating to MAVDKTRVSGDSRVEHRSAFVKGKTYGYLYSQPPSGQYKGTVVLVFTLTFLYTLSSSILMQILFCLSSMVSRTCQWVGDTRFRYLSIKATESLRQIVLDMDERYTRPSILQSEQAADGITVFLNQDAPADLAAYSHKNCADDIKELANQLGASKIILGGHDWGAFLAYRVALWHPTLITHLFTVCVPYSPPYKRYMTLEDMVSKVAPHFGYQLHFVSGEIEEAVKSKEDYKQFLISLYGGKTQEKEPAFDVHKGVDLEKMRSVKMSWLLEEEEMEYYAWEFARHGLRGPLNWYRTRKINYDDELSLQKGTIDIPVLFIQALKDAALPPHLGKGMGKAIPQLTTKQVNASHWALWEKPAEVNQALEAWFNEVVEGGSRVAKL from the exons ATGGCAGTGGACAAAACCAGGGTTTCGGGAGACTCCCGAGTCGAGCATCGCTCAGCGTTTGTGAAAGGAAAAACATACG GCTACCTCTATAGCCAGCCGCCATCAGGCCAATACAAAGGCACCGTAGTCTTGGTATTCACATTGACTTTTCTCTATACTCTTTCAAGTTCAATACTGATGCAGATCCTGTTCTGTCTCAGCTCCATGGTTTCCCGGACCTGTCAATGGGTTGGAGATACCAGATTCCGCTATTTGTCAATAAAGGCTACCGAGTCATTGCGCCAGATTGTCTTGGATATGGACGAACGGTACACTAGGCCATCAATTTTACAGTCTGAGCAAGCAGCTGACGGGATTACTGTCTTCTTAAACCAGGACGCCCCAGCGGATCTAGCGGCATACTCACACAAGAACTGTGCCGACGACATCAAAGAACTAGCCAACCAACTCGGCGCATCGAAGATCATCCTGGGAGGCCATGACTG GGGCGCCTTCCTCGCCTACCGGGTCGCCCTCTGGCACCCAACTCTAATCACGCACCTCTTCACCGTGTGCGTGCCGTACAGTCCGCCCTACAAGAGATACATGACACTTGAAGACATGGTTTCTAAAGTGGCGCCACATTTCGGGTACCAGCTACATTTCGTTAGCGgggagattgaagaggctgtgaagagcaaggaggacTATAAACAGTTCCTGATTTCACTTTATGGCGGGAAGACGCAGGAGAAAGAACCTGCCTTTGATGTCCATAAGGGTGTAgatttggagaagatgagaagcGTGAAGATGAGTTGGTTGTTGGAAGAGGAG GAAATGGAATACTACGCCTGGGAATTCGCCCGCCATGGGCTTCGTGGACCTC TAAACTGGTACCGCACCCGCAAGATTAACTATGACGACGAGCTCTCTCTACAGAAAGGAACAATTGACATCCCAGTCCTCTTTATTCAAGCACTTAAAGATGCTGCCCTCCCGCCGCACTTGGGCAAGGGAATGGGGAAGGCCATACCGCAGCTGACGACAAAGCAGGTTAATGCCTCGCACTGGGCGCTCTGGGAAAAGCCGGCAGAGGTTAATCAGGCTTTAGAGGCTTGGTTCAACGAGGTTGTTGAAGGGGGTAGCAGGGTGGCTAAGCTGTGA
- a CDS encoding uncharacterized protein (transcript_id=CADANIAT00000147) — protein MAEGTLASAVIVPEQENHVPSPESGLKRRQSSTTDLESDIKRRRLSTQNDDQDSEEPPARRQSSPKLEVQDTERKRNRRDEERKRGQRLFGSLLGTLSQTSNSAAQRRRADIERKQQDKLKLQDEEYGELKKKRWEERLATRKKEQKSYEKEMMLTRHENLLAMAHSLKTKSEPALLRPEEEDIIQDQVREAEATIAREVEEFDARNAQEDQPETDRQEQPEEAQEKLEQQEPSQDAQNDEAKEQEEKVQAEQSHEEEPEETKPDGPSTEAVSASPHQDEDHRGAEDDGGEVVEDNEDTVIY, from the exons ATGGCAGAAGG CACGCTAGCTTCTGCAGTGATTGTTCCGGAACAAGAAAATCACGTCCCCTCTCCAGAATCAGGACTCAAGCGAAGACAATCCTCAACTACTGATCTCGAGTCGGACATCAAGCGTCGCCGTCTCAGCACCCAGAACGATGACCAAGATTCAGAAGAACCTCCAGCGCGCAGACAATCGTCGCCGAAACTAGAAGTTCAGGACACAGAACGAAAACGCAACCGCCGAGATGAGGAAAGGAAACGTGGACAGCGGTTATTCGGTTCTCTGCTAGGAACGCTCTCACAGACATCCAATTCTGCGGCGCAACGGCGGAGAGCTGATATTGAGCGGAAGCAGCAGGATAAGCTAAAGCTGCAAGATGAGGAGTATGgggagctgaagaagaaaaggtgGGAGGAGCGGTTGGCTACGCGCAAAAAGGAGCAGAAGTCatacgagaaggagatg ATGCTTACTCGCCACGAGAACCTTTTGGCGATGGCTCACTCTTTAAAAACAAAGTCGGAGCCTGCATTG CTGCGgcctgaagaggaagatattaTACAGGATCAGGTCCGGGAAGCCGAGGCCACAATCGCACGAGAAGTGGAGGAATTCGATGCGCGCAATGCACAAGAGGACCAGCCAGAGACCGATAGGCAGGAacaacctgaagaagctcaggAGAAACTAGAGCAACAAGAGCCCAGTCAAGATGCGCAAAACGACGAGGCAAAGGAACAGGAGGAGAAAGTACAAGCTGAGCAAAGCCATGAGGAGGAGCCAGAAGAAACTAAGCCTGACGGCCCCTCCACTGAGGCCGTATCAGCCAGCCCACATCAAGATGAGGACCatcgaggagcagaagatgatggaggcgAGGTAGTTGAAGATAACGAAGATACGGTGATCTATTAG
- a CDS encoding uncharacterized protein (transcript_id=CADANIAT00000150), whose translation MEPRTTSEPVNSSVPAHAAALAAPRVIGLYGLPGCGKSYIMDQLKQELGETDFEYFEGSKEISKVTPGGLDEFKMQDKYKQDHWRKLAIDAIKSTCAQTGKTGIVTGHYMFWEGGKKEEASRVCSQADLATYTHILYVNAPLEVTAKQRAEDTKRARSNLSSEHLRRWQETEIQEIHDLCRENNILFATIYPNLKSKLASLIRDFQCHDENHNRLVAEHIFDKCISPSYDELQTVLFFDADKTLAAVDTGTRFWKIHETKGGKKDPLSALFRGPLGYSYTAFRQAMLLYEESTNDDEFEAICEEIASHTRPLSGNVLASAPGRKLPPRFFCHCDLRTTTLKVVGGGRIKDGFVVTPSVKECLITRAKSAHTVYTWAFGDSPLDLPMMRAAHKPVVVVGEQQSRSKSMEHKLLTEIRDNGLQARQVLLPVNTSPPLLDTAKLPVANLTEKSFLDEIFQPLGRPGGVRLHHATDSHATKLLSTPMRDDSIRGPSLQEAHENAGRYLATRYLVELIGTEVLAIRHPQGNFVAGYRLLDEEQTLIVPLMRGGQSMASGIFKVFPKARLHDAKEPTDVKEEHLKGIVNVILVDSVINSGESMAQFVQRIREVDGAVRIIIVAGVIQDQAVKGCSQLRAVARSTELTVVALRLSANKYTGKGTTDTGNRLFNTTYLD comes from the exons ATGGAGCCGAGAACTACATCGGAGCCTGTCAACAGCTCTGTTCCCGCGCACGCGGCCGCCCTAGCTGCTCCCCGAGTGATAGGGCTTTAtggcttgcctggctgcggCAAGTCATATATCATGGATCAACTCAAGCAGGAGCTCGGCGAAACAGACTTCGAGTACTTTGAAGGGTCTAAGGAAATCAGCAAAGTGACCCCTGGTGGGCTTGACGAATTTAAGATGCAGGACAAGTACAAACAGGACCACTGGCGCAAACTCGCAATCGATGCCATCAAGTCAACCTGCGCCCAGACTGGCAAGACCGGGATTGTGACCGGGCATTACATGTTCTGGGAAGgcggaaaaaaagaagaagcgtcGAGGGTTTGCTCTCAGGCTGACCTGGCGACTTATACGCATATCCTGTACGTCAACGCACCTCTTGAAGTGACGGCGAAACAACGGGCGGAAGATACCAAAAGGGCGCGTTCGAATCTGTCGAGTGAACATTTGCGTCGGTGGCAAGAGACCGAAATTCAGGAAATCCATGACCTTTGTCGTGAAAATAACATTCTCTTCGCGACCATCTACCCGAATCTGAAGAGCAAGCTAGCGAGCTTGATTCGTGACTTCCAGTGTCATGATGAGAACCACAATAGACTCGTTGCCGAGCATATTTTTGACAAATGCATTTCTCCGAGCTACGATGAGCTGCAGactgttcttttcttcgatGCTGATAAGACACTGGCCGCGGTTGATACGGGCACACGCTTCTGGAAGATCCACGAGACCAAGGGAGGCAAAAAGGATCCGTTGAGCGCTCTATTCCGAGGGCCGTTGGGGTATTCGTATACCGCATTTAGACAAGCTATGTTATTGTACGAGGAGTCAACCAACGACGATGAATTTGAGGCTATCTGCGAGGAGATTGCTTCACACACACGACCTTTATCCGGGAATGTCCTCGCTTCTGCGCCAGGCAGAAAACTACCGCCACGTTTCTTCTGTCATTGTGACCTGCGGACTACAACGT TGAAGGTCGTGGGCGGGGGCCGAATCAAAGACGGTTTTGTCGTTACCCCTTCGGTGAAAGAGTGCCTGATTACCCGCGCAAAGAGTGCTCACACGGTATATACTTGGGCGTTTGGAGATAGTCCTCTCGACCTGCCAATGATGAGGGCTGCTCACAAGCCCGTCGTTGTGGTCGGCGAGCAGCAAAGCCGGAGCAAGAGCATGGAGCACAAACTGTTGACTGAGATAAGAGACAATGGTTTGCAGGCTCGTCAGGTTTTGCTGCCAGTCAACACATCGCCGCCGCTGTTAGATACTGCGAAGCTGCCTGTCGCCAACCTCACGGAGAAATCGTTCTTGGATGAGATCTTCCAACCGCTCGGGCGACCTGGTGGCGTACGACTTCACCACGCTACGGATAGTCACGCAACAAAGTTGCTGAGCACTCCGATGCGGGATGACAGTATTCGCGGACCGTCCTTGCAGGAGGCCCATGAGAACGCCGGGCGTTATCTAGCCACTAGATACCTAGTTGAGCTCATAGGTACTGAGGTGTTAGCTATACGTCATCCCCAGGGAAACTTTGTTGCCGGATACCGACTGCTCGACGAGGAGCAAACCTTGATCGTGCCGCTGATGCGTGGTGGGCAGTCCATGGCTTCTGGCATCTTCAAAGTCTTCCCCAAGGCTCGACTCCACGATGCCAAAGAACCAACGGATGTCAAAGAAGAACATCTCAAAGGTATCGTCAATGTGATCTTGGTCGACTCCGTGATAAACAGTGGCGAGTCAATGGCCCAGTTCGTGCAACGCATTAGAGAGGTGGATGGAGCGGTCCGTATCATTATCGTCGCTGGCGTTATCCAGGACCAAGCAGTTAAAGGCTGTAGTCAGCTTCGCGCCGTCGCACGTTCCACGGAGCTTACTGTTGTCGCGCTTCGCCTGTCAGCAAATAAGTATACTGGTAAGGGAACCACTGATACTGGGAACCGGTTGTTCAACACAACTTACCTTGATTGA
- a CDS encoding protein acuL (transcript_id=CADANIAT00000151) — MSAKGGDGRKPASPAVNLIAGGGAGMMEALVCHPLDTIKVRMQLSRRSTAPGVSQASWFRENRCRDCQEGNRTRSVQGSGAVLGGIIPKMAIRFTSYEQYKQLLADKNTGAVSSKATFLAGLAAGVTEAVAVVNPMEVIKIRLQAQHHSLADPLDAPKYRSAPHALFTVIKEEGFMALYRGVSLTALRQGTNQAANFTAYTELKAFLQRSQPEYSNSQLPSYQTTVIGLISGAVGPFSNAPIDTIKTRLQKTRAEPGQSAVNRIMTIAKDMFKQEGASAFYKGITPRVMRVAPGQAVTFTVYEFLKGKLEASNWAFVGGKYEE; from the exons ATGTCTGCTAAAGGAGGAGATGGCAGAAAGCCGGCCTCGCCGGCTGTCAATCTGATCG CTGGTGGTGGAGCCGGTATGATGGAGGCTCTTGTATGCCATCCTTTGG ACACCATTAAGGTCCGCATGCAACTCTCGCGGCGGTCCACGGCACCTGGTGTAA GTCAAGCCTCGTGGTTTCGTGAAAACCGGTGTCGAGATTGTCAAGAAGGAAACCGCACTCGGTCTGTACAAGGGTCTGGAGCCGTCTTGGGCGGTATCATCCCCAAGATGGCCATCCGATTCACCTCCTACGAGCAATACAAGCAGTTGCTTGCGGATAAGAACACCGGTGCTGTCTCCAGCAAAGCTACATTCCTCG CCGGTCTCGCCGCAGGTGTAACGGaagccgtcgccgtcgtGAACCCCATGGAAGTCATTAAGATCCGCCTGCAAGCGCAACACCACTCCCTCGCCGACCCCCTTGACGCTCCCAAATACCGCTCCGCCCCTCACGCTCTCTTCACCGTCATCAAGGAAGAAGGATTTATGGCCCTCTACCGCGGTGTCTCCCTGACTGCTCTCCGCCAGGGTACAAACCAAGCCGCCAACTTCACAGCCTACACGGAACTTAAGGCCTTCCTGCAACGCAGCCAGCCCGAATACAGCAACTCTCAGCTCCCTAGCTATCAGACAACCGTTATCGGTCTGATTTCTGGTGCTGTCGGCCCCTTCTCCAATGCACCCATCGACACTATCAAGACTCGtctgcagaagacgagagcTGAGCCTGGTCAGAGCGCCGTGAACAGAATTATGACGATCGCCAAGGACATGTTCAAGCAGGAGGGTGCTAGTGCGTTCTACAAGGGTATCACGCCTCGTGTCATGCGTGTTGCACCCGGACAGGCCGTCACGTTCACAGTGTACGAATTCTTGAAGGGGAAGCTGGAGGCGTCGAACTGGGCGTTTGTGGGCGGAAAATATGAGGAATAA